The Thermoplasma acidophilum DSM 1728 genome includes a window with the following:
- a CDS encoding APC family permease: protein MAGTLKKDVITFWGLVFYAIMVISPAGPFAFTGASAMDYAGKTAPLTFLIGGLTLFLAVIAVYVYSGRISNAGGYYKFVEATFNNRYFSKSVGFYYLFVVLSSIIGSSILLGWFTWIGLETMIGYSLPFVYVIAISFVTPIIYLIVGYLSLNYSQKIAVTVGLIDLAFYLALSIAIILKSPYNGLQYFNIMNSNDGLHGFFLGMIVGGFVAFSGYGSIVVLAEEAKMPATSIKKAIITSLIIMISYDTFVIYANVAGAGPRLPAALKYFAPGLFVTKSYYGMDVTLAAFFVFLVSALISTVIFGNSAARDLFSLARDGILPPVFARVHDKYGSPYMAVITVFVIAIIGIGFGLIPLVHYYGENYGMYYLLVINAIVGSTFTLVYHIIINESLPFFMYRLRQLKPLVHIAGPTIASGIIGIAMYYSLTGLSYPLSLVYAIIPILVILSLFIIYIMRNRSIRMDTFTSVKQ, encoded by the coding sequence GTGGCTGGCACATTAAAAAAGGATGTCATAACATTCTGGGGGCTTGTGTTCTATGCAATCATGGTTATCTCTCCAGCGGGGCCATTTGCCTTTACCGGTGCTTCCGCAATGGATTATGCAGGAAAAACTGCACCCCTGACCTTTTTGATTGGAGGGCTAACCCTATTCCTGGCCGTGATAGCTGTTTATGTCTACAGTGGCCGCATCAGCAATGCAGGCGGATATTACAAATTCGTGGAAGCCACATTCAACAACAGGTATTTCAGCAAGAGTGTCGGATTCTACTATCTCTTCGTTGTTCTCAGCAGCATCATAGGTTCAAGCATACTGCTGGGTTGGTTCACATGGATCGGCCTTGAAACCATGATCGGATATTCCCTGCCTTTCGTCTATGTCATAGCGATTTCATTTGTCACTCCTATAATATATCTGATAGTGGGATATCTATCCCTCAACTACAGCCAGAAGATCGCAGTTACAGTTGGACTCATAGATCTGGCATTCTACCTTGCACTGTCCATCGCCATAATACTGAAATCGCCGTACAATGGACTGCAGTATTTCAACATAATGAATTCAAATGACGGCCTTCACGGATTCTTTCTCGGTATGATAGTTGGTGGATTTGTTGCCTTCTCTGGCTACGGATCCATCGTCGTCCTGGCGGAAGAGGCAAAAATGCCAGCTACGAGCATAAAAAAGGCGATAATTACCTCACTTATCATAATGATCTCCTATGATACATTCGTCATATATGCGAATGTGGCCGGAGCTGGCCCTCGTTTACCCGCTGCTCTTAAGTACTTTGCACCAGGCCTCTTCGTCACAAAGAGCTATTATGGAATGGATGTCACACTGGCAGCATTCTTCGTATTCCTTGTTTCTGCGCTGATATCCACCGTTATATTCGGCAACAGTGCAGCCAGAGATCTTTTCTCACTGGCCAGAGACGGAATACTGCCGCCAGTTTTTGCGAGAGTTCACGATAAATACGGAAGCCCGTACATGGCTGTCATCACCGTGTTCGTGATAGCCATCATAGGCATAGGCTTCGGGCTGATTCCTCTGGTGCATTATTACGGCGAAAATTATGGAATGTATTATCTTCTCGTTATAAACGCAATAGTCGGATCAACCTTCACGCTGGTATACCACATAATAATCAATGAAAGCCTTCCATTCTTCATGTACAGGTTGAGGCAGTTAAAGCCGCTAGTGCACATAGCAGGCCCAACAATAGCAAGCGGCATAATAGGCATAGCCATGTATTATTCGCTGACAGGGCTATCATATCCATTATCGCTGGTATATGCGATAATTCCGATTCTCGTTATACTCTCGCTCTTCATAATATACATAATGCGTAACAGATCCATCAGGATGGATACCTTCACCAGCGTTAAGCAGTAG
- a CDS encoding spherulation-specific family 4 protein, with translation MNERFVDFKIAKRGMNQQKICIVHYHLNAGTMPANRRIEISILLIISILISAAIGYHYYEISGSAIPNKNTETTGLIIPLYFDPNGSWDYLLEIHQQFPKVPIMVIMNPDNGPGQNFSSDYLNWTQKMEGLGILVLGYIYTSYGNRSIDVVKNQTMEYLDWYHVNGIFLDEVSDNASYGQYYENITDMCRSTGAEYIAGNPGTSVPSGITKYFNITVLYENPGVPPAANISNIVNGTPRSGSAIICYDIESLDESTVEDISNYFSYVYFTNYGMPDPYESLPVYLCQEASILSNR, from the coding sequence AGCAGAAAATATGTATTGTTCACTACCATCTAAATGCTGGCACCATGCCAGCCAATAGAAGGATAGAAATTTCCATTTTGCTGATAATTTCAATTTTGATCAGTGCGGCAATCGGCTATCATTATTATGAGATCAGCGGTTCAGCGATTCCGAATAAAAATACGGAAACAACGGGTCTTATTATCCCGCTTTATTTTGATCCGAATGGATCCTGGGATTATCTGTTAGAGATCCACCAGCAATTCCCAAAAGTTCCGATCATGGTCATAATGAATCCGGACAATGGCCCAGGACAGAATTTTTCTTCTGATTACCTCAACTGGACTCAGAAGATGGAAGGCCTCGGCATCCTGGTACTTGGCTATATTTACACCTCATACGGCAACCGATCCATTGACGTTGTGAAAAACCAGACCATGGAATATCTGGACTGGTACCATGTGAACGGCATATTTCTGGATGAGGTATCGGACAATGCTAGCTACGGGCAATATTATGAAAATATAACAGATATGTGCAGATCCACTGGTGCAGAATACATTGCCGGAAACCCAGGTACTTCCGTCCCATCAGGCATAACAAAATACTTCAACATAACAGTCCTGTACGAGAATCCCGGAGTGCCTCCTGCTGCCAATATTTCCAACATAGTTAATGGCACTCCGAGATCCGGTTCTGCCATCATATGCTATGATATCGAATCACTCGACGAATCAACTGTCGAGGACATCTCGAATTATTTTTCCTATGTCTATTTCACAAATTATGGCATGCCGGATCCTTACGAGAGTCTTCCGGTGTACCTCTGTCAAGAGGCAAGTATACTCTCAAATCGGTGA
- a CDS encoding cob(I)yrinic acid a,c-diamide adenosyltransferase — protein MEENSKLGLIDVFTGDGKGKTTAAFGLAFRALGWGYRVYILQFMKTGVYGENKSAIMFDRNLKVDFVGMPYFIAWENEIPKEDLDKVKNVVICKKGHPPDDYRRAVKERFDRSLEELKSGKWDMFIYDEINVALYYYLLSMEEVMEIFKAKPDHTELVFTGRKMPKEIMERADLITEVSSPRHPYQRGILARRGVDF, from the coding sequence ATGGAAGAGAACTCGAAGCTTGGCCTCATCGACGTTTTCACAGGTGACGGCAAGGGGAAGACCACGGCTGCATTTGGGCTCGCATTCAGAGCCCTTGGATGGGGTTACAGGGTCTACATACTCCAGTTCATGAAGACCGGCGTGTACGGGGAAAACAAATCTGCAATAATGTTCGATAGAAATCTCAAGGTTGATTTTGTCGGAATGCCGTATTTCATCGCATGGGAAAACGAAATTCCCAAGGAGGATCTCGACAAGGTTAAAAACGTTGTCATCTGCAAGAAGGGGCATCCGCCGGATGACTACAGAAGGGCAGTAAAGGAGAGATTTGACAGATCCTTGGAGGAGCTGAAGAGCGGGAAGTGGGATATGTTCATATACGACGAGATCAACGTTGCACTCTATTATTATCTGCTGAGCATGGAAGAGGTCATGGAGATCTTCAAGGCCAAGCCAGATCATACAGAACTTGTATTCACAGGAAGAAAGATGCCAAAGGAGATCATGGAGAGGGCCGATCTCATCACCGAAGTATCATCGCCCAGGCACCCGTACCAGAGGGGGATACTTGCAAGACGCGGTGTTGACTTCTAA